The genomic region aaaaattgaacgaCCAAGAAATGGGCTGAACCCAATATACAATTCAGGAGACTTACAAGTAGCTAAAGTGATATTCATAACCATATAGTGCAGATCACTCTTACAGGACTTGACCACTGTCACACCACATGTTCTTCACATCTCTTACACGTACGTATATATAGGTGATATGTGGATATGGAAATATAAAAGATTGCATTGCATGCACTTTATTGAATATATATGCCATGTGTTTTTTATTCCTTCTTTCTAATTACCTAGGTAGCGGCATGCAGCAGCATCGTCTCCACAGTGAACCCCGGTCCAAATCCCATCATCACCCCCCAGCCTTCATCATGGCCAGCTCCCTCTCCTTCAGGATCTTCTCTTTGGCGCCTGACCTCATCGAGCACGAAGATCACCGTGGCGCCCAGCATGTTTCCGTACTCTCTCACCACGGTTCTGCTCGCCGCCAGCTTCCCAGGAGCAAGCCGGAGTGCCCTCACGATGTGGTCCAACATCGCACTGCTGCCGGGATGCACGGCCCAGAAGAGGCTGTTCCATTCGACCACACCTTCGATGCCGGCTAGGCGGTCGCCAAACGCATCCAACAAGCACTGCTCAACGATGCCCGCCGCCAGTCTTGGCAGTCCGGTGGCAATGGTCCCGCCGATGCCACCGCTGCTGAGCTGCATGGTGAGCATGTGCTCGGTGTCTGGTATCATGTACTGGGAGGCTGACACCATCTCAAACAGCGGGCGCTCGTGGACGTAGGGTTCAGCACCCACGATGACGGCACCTGCACCGTCACCGAAGAGTCCCTGGGGGATGAGGGTGTCCAAGGAGTCCGCCTCGTCGGGCCCGCGGAAGGCGGTGATAGTGAGCTCGACGCAGGCCACGAGGACGCGCGCGCCGCGGTTGTTCTCGGCGAGGTCTTTGGCTAGGCGTAGGGCGGCGCATCCGGAAGCGCAGCCGTTGAGCTGGAGCATAGTGCGCATGACATCATGGC from Triticum aestivum cultivar Chinese Spring chromosome 4A, IWGSC CS RefSeq v2.1, whole genome shotgun sequence harbors:
- the LOC123083302 gene encoding bisdemethoxycurcumin synthase, producing MASNSSIPATTLSEIRVAQRADGPAAVLAIGTANPPHCVPQEDYPDYYFSVTKSDHLTDLKRTFAKLCGMTGINRRFFHHTDKLLATHPDLSLDSRLDVVATASPELAASAAANAIAEWGRPANDITHLVVSTNAGSHAPGADVRLVTLLGLRHDVMRTMLQLNGCASGCAALRLAKDLAENNRGARVLVACVELTITAFRGPDEADSLDTLIPQGLFGDGAGAVIVGAEPYVHERPLFEMVSASQYMIPDTEHMLTMQLSSGGIGGTIATGLPRLAAGIVEQCLLDAFGDRLAGIEGVVEWNSLFWAVHPGSSAMLDHIVRALRLAPGKLAASRTVVREYGNMLGATVIFVLDEVRRQREDPEGEGAGHDEGWGVMMGFGPGFTVETMLLHAAT